From a single Granulicella aggregans genomic region:
- a CDS encoding M20 family metallo-hydrolase, producing MKIEIDGARLSAELAELARFTHAERSPVGTAVTRIVFTEDDLRARAWLKELAAAEGFSVREDAVGNTFIRWHGTDPDLPAVGTGSHIDAIPHAGMYDGTVGVLGGLEAMRALKRSGQRFRRSIELLLLTSEEPTRFGIGCLGSRLLSGTLDPQRADSMPDTLDAESQGTLSDVRKAAGFSGDLASVQLKQGFYHAWLELHIEQGPLLEREALPLGIVTSIAAPAGYRFTISGFGGHAGALLMPDRRDALCAASELILSIERHALAANAASGTSDTVATVGTCSVFPGAVNSVPSRVVLQLDIRDTDPERRESVMQAVRADYAEIADRRRVTFEEELVNADAPAQSSPHIVETLDAVCAELGISPKKMVSRAYHDSLFMARIAPIAMIFIPCRGGVSHRPDEFSSPEDIARGTLVLAHALARLAAE from the coding sequence ATGAAGATTGAAATAGACGGAGCGCGCCTCAGCGCAGAGCTTGCGGAACTGGCCCGCTTTACGCATGCCGAACGCAGCCCCGTTGGCACCGCCGTTACTCGGATCGTATTCACAGAAGACGACCTGCGTGCCCGCGCCTGGCTCAAGGAACTCGCCGCCGCAGAGGGTTTCTCCGTCCGCGAGGACGCCGTTGGCAACACGTTCATTCGCTGGCATGGAACTGATCCCGATCTTCCCGCCGTCGGCACCGGATCGCACATCGACGCGATCCCGCACGCTGGCATGTACGACGGAACAGTCGGCGTCCTTGGCGGCCTCGAAGCGATGCGGGCGCTGAAGCGCAGCGGCCAACGCTTCCGCCGCAGCATCGAGTTGCTTCTCCTCACCTCAGAAGAGCCAACCCGCTTCGGCATCGGCTGCCTGGGCAGCCGTCTGCTCTCAGGCACGCTAGACCCCCAGCGCGCGGACTCCATGCCCGACACGCTCGATGCAGAATCGCAAGGCACTCTGAGCGACGTCCGCAAAGCCGCTGGCTTCTCAGGCGACCTCGCGTCAGTTCAACTCAAACAAGGCTTCTACCACGCCTGGCTGGAGCTCCACATCGAGCAGGGCCCGCTGCTTGAACGCGAGGCCCTGCCCCTCGGCATCGTCACCAGCATCGCCGCGCCCGCTGGATACCGATTCACCATCAGCGGCTTCGGCGGTCACGCGGGGGCGCTGCTGATGCCCGATCGTCGCGACGCCCTCTGCGCCGCCTCCGAACTTATTCTCTCCATCGAGCGCCACGCCCTCGCCGCCAACGCCGCATCCGGCACCAGCGATACCGTCGCCACGGTCGGCACCTGCAGCGTCTTTCCCGGGGCGGTCAACAGCGTGCCCAGCCGCGTCGTGCTTCAACTCGACATTCGCGACACCGATCCCGAGCGTCGTGAATCCGTGATGCAGGCGGTACGCGCAGATTACGCCGAAATCGCAGACCGCCGCCGCGTCACCTTCGAAGAAGAGCTGGTCAACGCCGACGCTCCCGCTCAATCCTCCCCGCACATCGTCGAAACCCTCGACGCCGTCTGCGCGGAACTTGGCATCTCACCTAAGAAGATGGTCAGCCGCGCCTATCACGACTCGCTCTTCATGGCCCGCATCGCTCCCATTGCGATGATCTTTATCCCCTGCCGCGGCGGTGTGAGCCATCGCCCCGACGAATTCTCTTCACCAGAGGACATCGCACGTGGAACACTTGTCCTCGCCCACGCACTCGCCAGACTCGCAGCAGAGTAA
- the allE gene encoding (S)-ureidoglycine aminohydrolase produces the protein MHNLGHTRSSMKRDHILQTPDTFIRTVLPGMTNAAAIVHVAPAAGAAFTQYTAELESQGTLGATSLQRFLYVTSGVADLTTDTSFKTLTAGSFAYIPPGLAHTLTAQQKTVLAVIEKPYEPLEGTAPSALLVGHEDNVASVALMGDEDLQVRVLLPDNTSFDFAVNTMTYQPGAALALVEIHVMEHGLLMLEGGGIYRLGDNWYPVTAGDFIWMAPFCPQWFGALGKQPAKYLIYKDWNRHPIG, from the coding sequence ATGCATAACCTTGGCCACACACGCAGCAGCATGAAGCGCGACCACATCCTGCAGACGCCGGACACATTCATTCGCACCGTGCTCCCGGGCATGACCAACGCCGCTGCAATCGTCCACGTCGCTCCCGCCGCTGGCGCAGCGTTCACGCAATACACGGCAGAACTCGAGTCGCAGGGCACGCTTGGCGCGACATCGCTACAACGGTTTCTATATGTAACCTCCGGAGTTGCAGATCTCACGACCGACACCAGCTTCAAGACGCTCACCGCTGGATCGTTCGCCTACATTCCACCCGGGCTTGCACATACGCTGACAGCACAGCAGAAGACCGTCCTCGCAGTAATCGAAAAGCCCTACGAGCCGCTCGAAGGGACAGCCCCTTCGGCTCTGCTCGTGGGCCACGAAGACAACGTCGCCTCGGTCGCGTTGATGGGAGACGAGGACCTTCAGGTACGTGTTCTTCTCCCTGACAATACCAGCTTCGACTTCGCTGTGAATACCATGACCTACCAGCCCGGCGCGGCGCTCGCGCTGGTCGAAATTCACGTCATGGAGCACGGCTTGCTCATGCTCGAAGGCGGCGGCATCTATCGGCTTGGCGACAACTGGTACCCGGTTACAGCGGGCGATTTTATCTGGATGGCACCGTTCTGCCCGCAGTGGTTCGGAGCGCTGGGCAAACAGCCCGCAAAGTATCTGATCTACAAAGACTGGAATCGCCATCCCATCGGCTGA
- a CDS encoding allantoate amidohydrolase — protein sequence MPLLATQRAEKIIARCREIAACTEVPGETTRTFLAPSMHKVHTLLRGWMEAAGMSVWIDAVGNLRGVYPGNDGPSTESVDRLIMGSHLDTVPNAGAFDGILGVVLGVALIEELRGEHLPFAIEIVGFSEEEGVRFGKPYLGSMALAGSLNGEALQRKDAQGISVETAIRDFGLDPARFPAAVVSSEAFAYLEVHIEQGPLLESEDLQLGVVSAIVGQTRMQLRFSGQANHAGTTPMHLRHDAMAAAAEWICEVERHAKAILGLAATVGKVQTRPGAGNVIAGEVLATLDVRHADDEIRRKAANALLAAATNSGEVRGVQLSVLASSHEDAVPTDFALSKLLLEAAEAAGSPARIMPSGAGHDARIVAERVPISMLFLRSPGGLSHHPDESVLPEDVEAALATSLVFVELLKANHVTQAIPQPATEAHA from the coding sequence ATGCCGCTTCTCGCCACACAACGCGCTGAAAAGATCATCGCCCGGTGCCGCGAGATCGCCGCCTGCACCGAAGTTCCCGGCGAGACGACGCGCACCTTCCTGGCGCCCTCGATGCACAAGGTGCATACGCTGCTGCGCGGCTGGATGGAGGCCGCGGGTATGTCGGTATGGATCGACGCCGTCGGCAACCTGCGCGGCGTCTATCCCGGCAACGATGGCCCCAGTACCGAGAGTGTAGATCGTCTCATCATGGGGTCGCACCTCGATACCGTCCCGAACGCCGGTGCCTTCGATGGCATCCTCGGCGTCGTCCTTGGTGTTGCGCTCATCGAAGAGCTGCGCGGAGAACATCTTCCTTTCGCGATTGAGATCGTCGGCTTCTCTGAAGAAGAGGGCGTTCGCTTTGGCAAGCCTTATCTCGGCAGCATGGCCTTGGCAGGCTCACTCAATGGTGAAGCGCTGCAGCGCAAAGATGCACAAGGCATCAGCGTCGAGACGGCCATTCGCGACTTTGGGCTCGATCCTGCACGGTTTCCGGCGGCAGTCGTAAGTAGCGAGGCATTCGCCTATCTTGAGGTCCACATCGAGCAGGGTCCGCTACTCGAGAGCGAAGACCTGCAACTCGGCGTCGTCTCCGCGATCGTCGGCCAGACGCGCATGCAGCTTCGTTTCAGCGGTCAGGCCAATCACGCCGGAACAACTCCGATGCATCTGCGCCACGACGCCATGGCCGCCGCCGCAGAGTGGATCTGCGAAGTAGAGCGCCACGCGAAGGCCATACTCGGCCTTGCAGCGACGGTTGGCAAGGTGCAGACGCGACCCGGAGCTGGCAACGTCATCGCCGGCGAAGTGCTGGCTACGCTTGATGTCCGCCACGCTGACGATGAGATTCGACGCAAGGCAGCGAATGCGCTCTTGGCGGCAGCAACAAACTCCGGCGAAGTCCGTGGCGTTCAGCTCAGCGTGCTCGCTTCATCGCATGAAGACGCGGTTCCCACCGACTTTGCGCTTTCGAAGCTGCTGCTCGAAGCAGCCGAAGCCGCGGGTTCCCCCGCACGCATCATGCCTAGCGGCGCTGGACACGATGCCCGCATCGTCGCGGAACGCGTACCTATCTCGATGCTCTTCCTCCGCAGCCCCGGCGGACTCAGCCATCATCCTGACGAAAGCGTCCTACCCGAGGATGTTGAAGCCGCGCTTGCAACGTCTCTCGTCTTTGTCGAGCTTCTGAAGGCCAACCACGTAACCCAAGCGATACCTCAACCTGCCACGGAGGCCCATGCATAA
- the pucL gene encoding factor-independent urate hydroxylase, which translates to MSSKFQLAENRYGKTRVRLVKVTRHAHGPNQISDMYEWNVRVLLRGDFKTAHTEGDNSKILATDTMKNTVYYVAGRSKATSMEDYAKELVDFLLGRNPQVSSAEVHIESVLWKRLTVDGKPHPDSFMRGSDEKQTTTVERAQGGDFAITSGLADLVIMKTANSAFTGYIKESLTTLKETTDRLFATSLSASWTYTSDDLNFNAERTKLREAMLKTFAAHISLSVQQTLYAMAGSALEAAPSVSEIELTMPNKHNILIDLERFGQANPNEIFVPTDEPSGFIQATVKRTA; encoded by the coding sequence ATGAGTTCGAAGTTTCAGCTTGCGGAGAATCGCTACGGCAAGACCCGCGTCCGACTGGTGAAGGTGACGCGCCACGCGCACGGCCCAAATCAGATCAGTGACATGTACGAGTGGAACGTCCGTGTGCTCCTCAGGGGCGACTTCAAGACCGCGCACACCGAAGGCGATAACAGCAAGATTCTCGCCACCGATACGATGAAGAATACCGTCTACTACGTCGCCGGCCGCTCGAAAGCGACTTCGATGGAAGATTACGCCAAGGAGCTTGTCGACTTCCTGCTGGGCCGCAATCCGCAGGTATCTTCGGCCGAGGTTCACATCGAGTCCGTCCTCTGGAAGCGACTCACCGTTGACGGCAAACCGCATCCCGACAGCTTCATGCGCGGCAGCGACGAGAAGCAGACAACCACCGTCGAACGCGCACAGGGCGGCGACTTCGCGATTACATCGGGCCTCGCGGATCTGGTCATCATGAAGACAGCGAACTCCGCCTTTACCGGCTATATCAAAGAGTCGCTGACGACCTTGAAAGAGACGACGGACCGACTCTTCGCGACCTCGCTCTCCGCAAGCTGGACCTATACCTCGGACGATCTCAACTTCAACGCCGAGCGGACGAAGCTGCGCGAAGCCATGCTGAAGACCTTCGCCGCCCACATCAGTCTCTCCGTGCAACAGACTCTCTACGCGATGGCAGGGAGCGCACTCGAAGCCGCACCCAGCGTCAGCGAGATCGAGCTGACCATGCCCAACAAGCACAACATCCTGATCGATCTTGAGCGCTTTGGTCAGGCGAATCCGAACGAGATCTTCGTACCTACCGATGAACCTTCAGGCTTCATCCAGGCAACGGTCAAGCGGACCGCATAA
- the uraH gene encoding hydroxyisourate hydrolase, with product MGISTHILDTALGRPAADVPVSLALWQSAEWVLLNSATTDADGRARYLLPAGEPLIAGLYRARFETAIYYEAQRLQGLYPFVEIVFEVRDAEQHFHIPLLLTANGYSTYRGS from the coding sequence ATGGGCATCTCGACGCACATTCTCGACACTGCGCTGGGCCGTCCCGCCGCGGATGTCCCTGTATCGCTTGCCCTCTGGCAATCAGCCGAATGGGTGCTCTTGAACAGCGCAACGACCGACGCCGATGGCCGCGCGAGGTACCTCCTGCCCGCAGGCGAGCCGCTCATAGCAGGTCTCTACCGCGCGCGCTTTGAGACGGCTATCTACTACGAGGCCCAAAGGCTCCAGGGTCTCTACCCCTTCGTGGAGATCGTCTTCGAGGTTCGCGACGCGGAACAGCACTTTCACATTCCCTTACTGCTGACGGCCAACGGCTACTCCACCTATCGCGGCAGTTAG
- the uraD gene encoding 2-oxo-4-hydroxy-4-carboxy-5-ureidoimidazoline decarboxylase, with protein MNPVLARWNSIDPTLAAEEILPCCGSRAWAAELTARRPIADEDHLLITSDAVWVSLPEAAWQEAFDSHPRIGQQKAKAATETSLTWSATEQGTAMSADDAAKLALAEGNKLYEEKFGRIFIVCASGRSAGEILAILEARMKNDAVTELHEAAEQQRQITQLRLQRWLEEK; from the coding sequence ATGAATCCTGTTCTTGCTCGCTGGAACTCGATCGACCCGACCCTTGCCGCCGAGGAGATACTTCCTTGCTGCGGCTCGCGCGCGTGGGCGGCTGAACTCACAGCCCGCCGCCCCATCGCGGACGAAGATCACCTGCTCATCACGTCTGATGCCGTCTGGGTTAGCCTTCCCGAAGCTGCGTGGCAGGAGGCCTTCGACAGCCATCCCCGCATCGGGCAACAGAAGGCAAAAGCCGCCACCGAGACGTCGTTGACATGGTCCGCGACCGAGCAAGGCACCGCCATGAGCGCCGACGATGCCGCCAAGCTCGCGCTGGCCGAAGGCAACAAGCTGTACGAAGAAAAGTTTGGCCGAATCTTCATCGTCTGCGCGAGTGGAAGATCCGCAGGCGAGATCCTTGCCATCCTTGAAGCCCGCATGAAGAACGATGCCGTCACCGAGTTGCATGAAGCCGCGGAACAGCAGCGCCAGATCACGCAGCTTCGCCTGCAGCGCTGGCTGGAGGAGAAGTAG
- the allB gene encoding allantoinase AllB, which translates to MAHAYLSNRVVTPRGTVPAAIVVEAGKIVAICPKDDLAGLATPLEQTQDFGDMAILPGLVDTHVHINEPGRTEWEGFYTATRAAAAGGYTTLIDMPLNCLPETTTVAALEVKRAAAKGQTFVDWMSWGGAVADNQQHILPLASAGVPGYKCFLIYPGCDGFTMIDQQQLEASLPAIAESGLPLLVHAELAGPIDSATAALRSANADWRKYATYLASRPDDAEVEAIRLMIRLCRQYKFRLHIVHLATGQALDDLAAARAEGLPITVESCPHYLHFTAEEIPDGATLFKCAPPIRSRANCDQLWQALRDGIIDMIVTDHSPCPPEMKRPAVQNPEDEGRFDLAWGGIASLSVALPVIWTECRKRNFSLDDLARWMSSAPAALAGIGGQVGAILAGRDANFTVFDPDATFTVTTDTLHYRHPVSPYLGEELRGRVHATYLRGEIVFHAGVITDTPQGRELALS; encoded by the coding sequence ATGGCACACGCATATCTTTCGAATCGGGTAGTCACGCCCAGAGGCACCGTGCCCGCAGCGATCGTGGTCGAAGCGGGAAAGATCGTTGCAATCTGCCCGAAAGACGATCTCGCCGGGCTTGCGACTCCGCTTGAACAGACGCAGGACTTCGGCGACATGGCCATTCTGCCCGGCCTGGTCGACACCCACGTCCACATCAACGAACCCGGCCGGACAGAGTGGGAGGGCTTCTACACGGCTACCCGCGCCGCCGCTGCCGGAGGCTATACGACGCTGATCGACATGCCGTTGAACTGTCTACCTGAAACAACGACCGTCGCCGCGCTCGAAGTAAAGCGCGCCGCAGCCAAGGGCCAGACCTTTGTTGACTGGATGAGCTGGGGCGGTGCCGTCGCCGACAACCAGCAGCACATCCTTCCGCTCGCCAGCGCGGGAGTGCCCGGCTACAAGTGCTTCCTCATCTACCCCGGCTGCGACGGCTTCACCATGATCGACCAGCAGCAGCTCGAGGCCTCGCTCCCAGCCATCGCCGAATCTGGCCTGCCTCTGTTGGTCCATGCCGAGCTAGCCGGTCCAATCGACTCAGCAACTGCCGCACTACGAAGCGCCAACGCCGACTGGCGGAAGTATGCGACCTACCTTGCATCGCGTCCCGACGACGCGGAGGTGGAAGCGATCCGCCTGATGATCCGTCTCTGCCGCCAGTACAAATTCCGCCTGCACATCGTGCATCTCGCAACAGGGCAAGCACTCGATGATCTCGCAGCCGCGCGCGCCGAGGGGCTGCCGATCACAGTCGAGAGCTGCCCGCACTACCTTCACTTCACGGCGGAAGAAATTCCTGACGGTGCGACCCTCTTCAAGTGCGCTCCGCCCATTCGCAGCCGTGCCAATTGCGATCAACTGTGGCAAGCCCTGCGCGACGGCATCATCGACATGATCGTCACCGACCACTCCCCTTGTCCTCCGGAGATGAAGCGCCCCGCCGTGCAGAACCCCGAAGACGAAGGCCGCTTCGATCTCGCCTGGGGCGGCATTGCCAGCCTCTCTGTCGCTCTTCCGGTCATTTGGACGGAGTGTCGCAAACGCAACTTTTCGCTTGACGATCTAGCCCGGTGGATGAGCTCCGCCCCGGCAGCGCTCGCAGGCATCGGCGGCCAGGTAGGAGCAATCCTCGCCGGTCGCGACGCCAACTTCACTGTCTTTGATCCCGACGCAACGTTCACTGTGACTACGGACACGCTTCACTATCGCCATCCTGTCTCGCCCTATCTCGGGGAGGAACTTCGCGGCAGGGTCCATGCGACCTACCTGCGCGGCGAAATCGTTTTTCACGCTGGCGTGATAACCGACACACCCCAAGGCCGCGAACTCGCGTTATCCTGA
- a CDS encoding nucleoside deaminase produces MQPNPVFMQKAIDLATENVTSGAGGPFGAVVVRNGEIIATGVNCVTANNDPTAHAEVMAVRAACEKLGTFQLTGCEVYTSCEPCPMCLAAIYWSRCSAIYFGNTALDAADVGFDDSFLYHEVVKPHSQRSIPTSRMMPEEAIVTFNTWRDQTERVDY; encoded by the coding sequence ATGCAGCCGAACCCGGTTTTTATGCAGAAAGCGATTGATCTGGCGACCGAAAACGTAACCAGCGGCGCAGGCGGCCCGTTTGGAGCTGTAGTCGTTCGCAATGGCGAGATCATCGCGACGGGCGTGAATTGCGTGACCGCGAACAATGATCCGACGGCACACGCTGAGGTCATGGCCGTCCGTGCGGCGTGCGAGAAGCTTGGTACTTTCCAGTTGACCGGGTGCGAGGTGTACACCAGTTGCGAGCCTTGCCCGATGTGCCTGGCTGCTATCTATTGGTCGCGTTGCTCGGCTATTTACTTTGGCAACACAGCACTTGACGCGGCGGATGTCGGCTTCGACGATTCGTTTCTGTATCACGAGGTGGTGAAGCCGCACAGCCAGCGCAGCATCCCTACCTCGCGGATGATGCCCGAAGAGGCCATCGTGACATTTAATACCTGGCGAGACCAGACGGAAAGAGTCGACTATTAG
- a CDS encoding homoserine dehydrogenase has translation MTTKQTKKSAAASSVKAVSKKIPTASNVKVALLGFGTVGSSVAKVLAAQKFPGIELTYVYNRNVERKRTSEAAKFVPKSTVWTEDVNVVLNSNVDVVIELMGGLIPAEGWLRKAMASGKSVVTANKQLIAYKGAALAKLAAANGVQLIYGAAVAGGVPVIPGIAQGLGGDQIKRISGIVNGTCNYILTRMETGADYATVLADAQALGYAESDPSADVDGYDARAKLCILSRIAMHAELNPDDVTTQSIADVDAIDFAYAKELNCTIRQVSSARFAGSQIQARVAPMLVPLASPMAWSHGTQNMVVASGRFGGDVVFSGHGAGGEPTAVAVVSDLLAVAQGSHAVQLPVRKRNVTGEFMASQYVRVVVDDKPGIVSAISGALAKVGANIDSILQRPGYPKHRLPFVVTTEPCLTSTIHKALASIAKMDCMLETPLCMQIVDIEDKG, from the coding sequence ATGACCACGAAGCAGACGAAGAAGTCAGCAGCCGCTAGTTCCGTGAAGGCTGTATCAAAGAAGATCCCTACCGCTTCGAACGTGAAGGTCGCCTTACTGGGGTTTGGCACCGTCGGAAGCTCGGTTGCGAAGGTGCTAGCGGCGCAGAAGTTTCCTGGCATCGAGCTGACCTATGTCTACAACCGCAACGTCGAGCGCAAGCGGACGTCCGAGGCGGCGAAGTTTGTGCCGAAGTCGACGGTCTGGACGGAGGACGTCAATGTTGTTCTCAACTCCAACGTCGATGTCGTGATCGAGTTGATGGGCGGCCTGATTCCTGCCGAAGGCTGGCTGCGCAAGGCGATGGCATCGGGCAAGTCGGTGGTCACGGCGAATAAGCAGTTGATCGCCTACAAGGGCGCGGCGCTGGCAAAGCTGGCAGCGGCGAATGGCGTACAGCTTATCTATGGCGCGGCGGTTGCGGGCGGAGTGCCGGTCATCCCCGGGATCGCGCAGGGACTTGGCGGCGACCAGATCAAACGCATCAGCGGCATCGTGAACGGGACGTGCAACTACATCCTTACCCGCATGGAGACTGGTGCCGACTACGCTACGGTTCTCGCGGATGCGCAGGCGTTGGGCTATGCGGAGAGCGACCCTTCGGCCGACGTCGACGGCTACGACGCGCGGGCGAAGCTCTGTATCCTGTCGCGCATTGCAATGCACGCCGAGCTGAATCCAGATGACGTGACGACGCAGAGCATCGCCGATGTCGATGCCATCGACTTCGCCTACGCGAAGGAGTTGAACTGCACCATCCGGCAGGTATCGAGCGCTCGATTTGCGGGCAGCCAGATCCAGGCGCGGGTTGCGCCGATGCTGGTGCCTCTGGCCTCGCCGATGGCGTGGTCGCACGGAACGCAGAATATGGTCGTCGCCAGCGGGCGGTTTGGCGGGGATGTTGTCTTCTCCGGCCATGGCGCGGGCGGTGAGCCTACCGCCGTCGCTGTCGTCTCGGACCTTCTAGCGGTCGCGCAGGGTTCGCATGCGGTGCAACTGCCGGTGCGCAAGCGGAACGTTACCGGCGAATTCATGGCCTCGCAATATGTGCGGGTGGTGGTGGATGACAAGCCGGGCATCGTCTCAGCGATCTCGGGTGCTTTGGCGAAGGTGGGCGCGAACATCGATTCCATCCTGCAACGACCGGGATATCCAAAGCATCGCTTGCCGTTTGTGGTCACGACCGAGCCGTGCCTGACCTCCACAATTCACAAGGCGTTGGCTTCCATCGCGAAGATGGATTGTATGCTGGAGACTCCGCTCTGCATGCAGATAGTCGACATCGAAGACAAGGGCTAG
- a CDS encoding alkaline phosphatase family protein: MKRDLRVLLLAAIFTASCAAQEITPVIRVDNPLNTAEQQAKHYVILVSLDGFRYDYPAKYGAPHLQSMAVDGASAPQGMLPSYPSLTFPNHLTLVTGLYPEHHGIVANSFYDPARTPEQGQTYVYKSKTNSDGSWYSGIPLWSLAEQQGMRAACLFWPGSEAEIAGKRPSFYEKFDDKLDDAKRVDQVIAWLGLPPEQRPHFITMYFSNVDHAGHTYGPDSEEVRAAVHHVDDVIGALQAKLATLKLPVDLIVVADHGMVAVQGEPIDLSSFADLSDAHTEGSLIYAKDEAVAEKIYEQFKAHPDTRFSVYRRANLPKDLHYDSNPREGDPVVVANGPYELRTKPQAPNWVNSKGEHGYDPLKMPEMKAIFFAEGPDIKPGAKVNTFRNVAVYPFLARILGLTPPETDGQLDTLKPALKTLK, translated from the coding sequence ATGAAGCGCGACCTCAGAGTGCTGCTGCTGGCAGCGATCTTCACCGCTTCGTGCGCGGCGCAGGAGATCACCCCAGTCATTCGGGTGGACAATCCGCTCAACACAGCGGAGCAGCAGGCGAAGCACTACGTCATTCTTGTCTCGCTCGATGGGTTTCGCTACGACTATCCCGCAAAGTATGGTGCGCCGCACCTTCAGAGCATGGCTGTCGATGGCGCAAGCGCTCCGCAGGGCATGCTGCCCTCATATCCTTCTCTCACTTTTCCAAATCACCTCACCTTGGTGACAGGACTTTATCCAGAACATCACGGGATCGTCGCGAACAGCTTCTACGATCCGGCGCGGACACCTGAGCAAGGTCAGACCTACGTCTACAAGTCGAAGACGAATAGCGACGGAAGCTGGTACTCGGGCATACCGCTGTGGTCGCTTGCAGAGCAGCAGGGCATGCGCGCTGCGTGTCTCTTCTGGCCCGGTTCCGAGGCCGAGATCGCAGGCAAGCGGCCGTCGTTCTACGAGAAGTTCGACGACAAGCTGGACGATGCGAAGCGGGTCGATCAGGTGATTGCGTGGCTGGGCCTTCCGCCGGAGCAGCGGCCGCACTTCATCACAATGTACTTCTCGAACGTGGACCACGCCGGGCACACCTACGGCCCGGACTCGGAAGAGGTGCGCGCGGCGGTGCATCATGTGGATGACGTGATCGGTGCTCTACAGGCGAAGCTTGCGACGTTGAAGCTGCCGGTAGACCTGATCGTCGTCGCAGACCACGGCATGGTTGCGGTTCAGGGCGAGCCGATCGACCTGTCGAGTTTTGCCGATCTTTCGGACGCGCACACTGAAGGCTCGCTGATCTACGCGAAGGATGAAGCTGTCGCCGAGAAGATCTACGAGCAGTTCAAGGCTCATCCCGATACGCGATTCAGCGTCTATCGCCGGGCAAATCTTCCGAAGGACCTACATTACGACAGCAATCCGCGCGAAGGCGATCCGGTCGTGGTCGCGAACGGCCCTTACGAGTTGCGCACCAAGCCGCAAGCGCCAAACTGGGTGAACAGCAAGGGCGAGCACGGGTACGATCCGCTGAAGATGCCGGAGATGAAGGCCATCTTCTTCGCGGAGGGGCCGGACATCAAGCCGGGCGCGAAGGTCAACACCTTTCGCAATGTGGCGGTTTATCCCTTTCTCGCAAGGATTCTCGGGTTGACTCCGCCAGAGACAGATGGGCAACTGGACACGCTGAAGCCAGCGCTCAAGACTCTCAAATAG
- a CDS encoding 6-phosphofructokinase: protein MRIGMLTGGGDCPGLNAVIRAVVRKGIQHYGDEFIGFMEGWRGVLDDRTMPLDLTTTSGILHRGGTILRSSRTNVKKIEGGFEKCLSVIQGHNLDALIALGGDDTQSISVELAKRGVHCVGVPKTIDNDLSGTDVCFGFDTAVTIATEAVDRLHSTTEAHSRVQVVEVMGRDAGWIAITTGIAGGADVTLVPEVPIDMDEVVRLLKARWESGKRFALVVVAEGAKLSEQAGQSSVGTKLDSFGHARLSGIGQALAEEIEKRTGYETRSVNLGHTQRGGTPTAYDRMLATRYGIAAIDLVHAGKFGRLVVLKGTTISDIPLEDAIAKTRTVGEDLLAIVKGLQPKP from the coding sequence ATGCGGATTGGGATGTTGACGGGCGGCGGCGACTGCCCTGGGCTTAACGCAGTCATTCGGGCGGTCGTACGCAAGGGTATCCAGCACTACGGGGACGAGTTCATCGGCTTTATGGAAGGATGGCGCGGCGTTCTGGACGACCGCACCATGCCTCTCGACCTGACCACCACCAGCGGCATCCTGCATCGCGGCGGGACGATTCTTCGGTCCTCGCGCACCAACGTGAAGAAGATCGAAGGCGGCTTCGAGAAGTGTCTTTCAGTGATCCAGGGCCACAACCTCGACGCCCTGATCGCCCTCGGCGGCGACGATACGCAGTCGATCTCGGTGGAACTGGCGAAGCGCGGCGTCCACTGCGTCGGCGTGCCGAAGACCATCGACAACGACCTGAGCGGCACCGACGTCTGCTTCGGCTTCGACACCGCCGTGACCATCGCGACCGAGGCCGTTGACCGCCTGCACTCAACGACAGAGGCCCACAGCCGCGTGCAGGTCGTGGAAGTCATGGGCCGCGACGCCGGTTGGATCGCCATCACCACAGGCATCGCCGGCGGCGCGGACGTGACCCTGGTTCCGGAAGTTCCTATCGACATGGACGAGGTCGTCCGGCTGCTGAAAGCACGCTGGGAGAGCGGCAAACGCTTCGCCCTCGTCGTCGTCGCGGAAGGTGCCAAGCTGTCCGAACAAGCCGGCCAGAGCTCCGTCGGCACCAAACTCGACTCCTTCGGCCACGCGCGGCTGAGCGGCATCGGCCAGGCGCTGGCTGAGGAGATCGAAAAGCGCACCGGCTACGAGACGCGCAGCGTAAACCTCGGCCACACCCAGCGTGGCGGCACGCCCACCGCCTATGACCGTATGCTGGCGACGCGTTACGGTATCGCCGCAATCGACCTCGTCCACGCCGGCAAGTTTGGCCGCCTAGTCGTACTCAAAGGCACCACCATCTCCGACATCCCGCTCGAAGACGCCATCGCTAAGACACGCACCGTGGGCGAAGATCTGCTCGCAATAGTGAAGGGACTACAGCCAAAACCTTAG